GTATCGCCGACGTCGTAAAGTGCGCAGATGTTGGGGTACGTAGCGGCCGGCCCCTGGAGTATCGGTACGAGCTCGGCGTATTCGGAGGGTGGCGCGTCGGAGGTATCGATTTCGTCCAGAACGTCGTAGGAGATACCTTTAAGGCCAAGGACGGTGAGGTCGTCAGCCGACGCGTATAGGTCGAAGTGGTCGCCGGGTACGGCGCCGTCTACGCCGAAGTCGCCAGGTCGGCCGTCAGGCGGCCCGGCTCGGCCTAAGCACGGGTTAAATAGACCGTATCGGCGTGCGCGCCGCCACCTAAAGCCGTAGCCGTTATCGCGATAAAGGTTATAGTTCTCACATAAGCTCCTCGGCTACGTAAACCGAACCGTTTAAGATATTCGTATTAGGGACGCGGCTTTTTCGCCGTCTTCGACTTCGCCGTCCGGAACGGGCTACTGATTTATATTTTGCGTATTTTGTCAACAATTGGTATTCTACGCGCCAAGAAATAGGAAACCTTTGTATTTCAACGAAAAATATGTATTTACCGTATTGTTTTCCACAATCTATCAACATCGTCGTTATTCGGCGGAAGCGCCTTATTTCTTTGGGGTTGCGCTAATTATTTTTTAATGATGAAACCTTGTCAGGGCGTATTACGGTATCCCGGCCCCACCTCGCGTCGTCGCGGCTCGGGTGGTCCAGGTTGAAGTGGAGGCCGCGGCTCTCGGGGCGGGCTTGGGCGGAGTGTACGATCAGCTGGCCCACCGTTACGATGTTATGTAACTCGGCCAGGTCGTGGTTCGGGTTGGCGGTCGCGACCAGCTTGTCCACGTTGCGGCGGATGGCGGCCAGCCTTTCCGCCGCCATCTCGAGGCGGCGGTCGCTCCGCACGATGCCGACGAAGTCGCGCATAGTCCGCCGGACCAGGTACCAGTCGTGGGAGATAACTACCGGCTCGTGGTCGTTGGCGCGCTCGCCGTTCCACGCCGCGGCCTTGACCGCCTCGCCGACGAGGTTAATTTCTTCCGCCGTGGCGTCGGCGGCGCGTTTGGCGAAGACGACCGCCTCCAGCAGCGAGTTCGACGCGAGGCGGTTGGCGCCGTGAAGGCCGGTACAGGCGACTTCTCCCACGGCGTAAAGGCCGGGGAGCTCGGTGCGGCCGTGGACGTCCGTTATGACGCCGCCGCAGCAGTAATGGGCCGAGGGGGCCACGGGCGCCGGCTCCACCGCCAGGTCGATGCCGTACTCGAGGCATTTGGTATAAATATAGGGGAACCTCTTCTCCAGTTTCTCCTTGCCTAGAGCCGTTACGTCGAGGAAGACGTGGTCCGTCCCGGCCTTCTTCATCTCCTGGTCGATGGCGCGGGCGACGACGTCGCGCGGGGCCAAGTCCGCGTCCGGGTGGTAGTCCGGCATGAAGCGGTCGCCGTTTTCGTTGAGGAGGGCGCCCCCCTCGCCGCGGAGCGATTCCGAAAGCAGGAAAG
The window above is part of the bacterium genome. Proteins encoded here:
- the nadB gene encoding L-aspartate oxidase; translated protein: MEFDVLVIGSGLAGLYTVLEFGDRGRVGLVTKRCLTDSSTALAQGGIAAVTSPDDDVDLHAQDTIRAGAGLCHEDVVETVVREGPRRVAELAQLGVEFTRELDGGYDLGMEGGHSRRRILHAADLTGKAIEDALIDTLSRRPNVDIFENHLALDLIVEGEGEGRRCRGAYVLSADGDVMPFAARATVLATGGAGKVYLITSNTDVSTGDGIAAAWRAGVAVANMEFYQFHPTCLFRPGAKTLPERSFLLSESLRGEGGALLNENGDRFMPDYHPDADLAPRDVVARAIDQEMKKAGTDHVFLDVTALGKEKLEKRFPYIYTKCLEYGIDLAVEPAPVAPSAHYCCGGVITDVHGRTELPGLYAVGEVACTGLHGANRLASNSLLEAVVFAKRAADATAEEINLVGEAVKAAAWNGERANDHEPVVISHDWYLVRRTMRDFVGIVRSDRRLEMAAERLAAIRRNVDKLVATANPNHDLAELHNIVTVGQLIVHSAQARPESRGLHFNLDHPSRDDARWGRDTVIRPDKVSSLKNN